A stretch of DNA from Planococcus antarcticus DSM 14505:
TTTTGTTTTTGTGTCTGGATACAATTCCTGCAGAAAATCAATAGACTTCCGAATCAATTGCTGCAGGACGTCGAGGTTGACGTCTTCGATTTTATCGATATAGACGCAAGCTTTTCCGCTGGTGTGTTTGCCGAATTTCTCGAGCAATGGCCCTCGGGCCTCATCTCCGGTTGCAAAATATAAGCTAGTTTTCGCTTTGCGGGGAGAAAAACCGACCAGTGGTGCATCGCCCTCATGGCCCGTCTTGTAGACATAATGATAGGAGCCGAAGCCAATAATGCTGTGTCCCCACATTTTTGCTGTGTAACCGCTTGTTTGTTCAAACAGCTCCAGTAGTTTATAAGCATCTTGCTGTTTTTTTGGATGATCGATAGATTCGATAAATTCAATAACGTCGGTATCGGTTTCTTTTGTTTTTTGTTCATACATGGCTCGCTCCTCCTTCGATTTAGATAGGGTCTTACAAACAATGCATAGCTTTTTCTGCTTCGTCCCAAGAGACTTTATAACCTTGACCTTTCGCGCAAAAAATAGAAGTGGATGTGTAGAGAGGGTCGGCGTTTTTTTCGTAGCCGATCCGGTCGATTACTTGCGCTTCATTATGGCAGAGGTCGTAGCCATCGAATAGTAAACTGAGTGCGCCTTTGCCATGAGTTAAAGCAGCAAATTCTGTACTGTACTTCATAAATGTAGCAACCGGTACACGACCTTCAATAATTGTTTTTCCGCCAGTTGTTTCAGGAGCGTTAAAGCTTCCATATGCTTGCTGAACATCCGATAACACTTTTCCCATTTGCTCTAAATTCACTTTGATTTTAAAGCGGTACATTGGTTCGAGCAGCTGGTTTTGTGCTTGTTCGAGTCCTTGACGAAGCGCACGGAAAGTGGCTTCCCGAAAATCACCGCCTGAAGTGTGCTCATTATGACCGCGTCCAGTCACTAAAGTCGCTTTGACATCAGTCAAAGGAGAGCCGGTTAATATGCCGTGGTGATTCCGCTCTGTTAAGTGTTGAAGGATTAGGTTCTGGTTACCGACAGATAAAGCATCGGCATGGCAAGTATTGTCCACTCGAAAACCACTATCTCTTTTACCTGGTTCTAATTTCAGATGAACTTCGGCGTAATGACGAAGAGGTTCAAAGTGGCCATAGCCCATAACTGGCAAATTGATGGTTTCCTTATAGAGAATTTCAGGTTCGCCAAACTTAACATTATGGCCAAATCGTTCGAGGACTACTTGCTCGAGAACTTCTAATTGAATAACACCCATAACTTGAATTTGAATATGTTGAAAATATTCATCCCAGAAAACAGATAAAGAAGGATCTTCAGCGCCGAGAATTCTGAAACTAGTCAATACGTCTTTTGTGTGAAGAGACGGGTCAAAAAGAACGGTTGACTTTAATGTGGGTGTCACTTCAGATTGGTTGTTGTTAGGACAAACTCCAATGGCATCGCCAACTAGAGCTTCTGTTAAGCCGGCTATGGCGAACAGTTCGCCTGCCTGTGCTTGTTCTGATGCTTTGAATTTACTGCCGTTATAAATTCGGATTTGCGTCACTTTTTCTTCGAGACAATCTGCACCATACACTAATTTATCACGAACTTGTAAAATTCCGCTAAACGCTTTTAAAAAACAGATTCGGTTCCCGTTTTCATCGTGCCGAATTTTATAAATTCGTGCCCCAAATGCTTGTTCATTTGAATAAGAGCTAGTCGTTAATTGATCGAGCTGAAGCAGGAAATCCAAGATACCGATATCTTGCAAAGCAGAGCCACTGGCACAAGG
This window harbors:
- a CDS encoding DUF1801 domain-containing protein yields the protein MYEQKTKETDTDVIEFIESIDHPKKQQDAYKLLELFEQTSGYTAKMWGHSIIGFGSYHYVYKTGHEGDAPLVGFSPRKAKTSLYFATGDEARGPLLEKFGKHTSGKACVYIDKIEDVNLDVLQQLIRKSIDFLQELYPDTKTKNPDSL
- a CDS encoding elongation factor G; this translates as MNKTIGILAHVDAGKTTFSEQLLYHTKSIRKRGRVDHQNAFLDSHAIEKSRGITIFADQASFSFNGSTYFLIDTPGHVDFSPEMERSIQVMDYAIIIISAVDGIEGHTETVWQFLQKHKVPVFFFINKTDREGADPVQVLEDIRTNFSEDACDITSNFQNNVLSEKLIEFIAERDEELLMQYLETGFDKKTWMKSFQRMIAANEIYPCASGSALQDIGILDFLLQLDQLTTSSYSNEQAFGARIYKIRHDENGNRICFLKAFSGILQVRDKLVYGADCLEEKVTQIRIYNGSKFKASEQAQAGELFAIAGLTEALVGDAIGVCPNNNQSEVTPTLKSTVLFDPSLHTKDVLTSFRILGAEDPSLSVFWDEYFQHIQIQVMGVIQLEVLEQVVLERFGHNVKFGEPEILYKETINLPVMGYGHFEPLRHYAEVHLKLEPGKRDSGFRVDNTCHADALSVGNQNLILQHLTERNHHGILTGSPLTDVKATLVTGRGHNEHTSGGDFREATFRALRQGLEQAQNQLLEPMYRFKIKVNLEQMGKVLSDVQQAYGSFNAPETTGGKTIIEGRVPVATFMKYSTEFAALTHGKGALSLLFDGYDLCHNEAQVIDRIGYEKNADPLYTSTSIFCAKGQGYKVSWDEAEKAMHCL